A window of the Lactuca sativa cultivar Salinas chromosome 5, Lsat_Salinas_v11, whole genome shotgun sequence genome harbors these coding sequences:
- the LOC111890723 gene encoding sugar transport protein 13 — MAGGGLAVAAAGGVEFEAKITPIVIISCIMAATGGLMFGYDVGVSGGVTAMPDFLKKFFPVVYRKTEEGKLGSNYCKYDNQGLQLFTSSLYLAGLTATFFASYTTRRLGRRLTMLIAGVFFIFGVIFNAAAQNLAMLIVGRILLGCGVGFANQAVPVFLSEIAPTRIRGGLNILFQLNVTIGILFANLVNYGTAKIEGGWGWRLSLGLAGIPALMLTVGALLVVDTPNSLIERGKLEEGKAVLRKIRGTDNVEPEYLELVEASRIAKEVKHPFRNLLLRKNRPPLIISIALQFFQQFTGINAIMFYAPVLFSTLGFGNDASLYSTVITGAVNVLSTIVSIYSVDKLGRRILLLEAGVQMFFAQVVIAIILGIKVTETSDNLSTGFAVLVVIMVCTFISAFAWSWGPLGWLIPSETFPLETRSAGQSITVCINLVFTFVIAQAFLSMLCHFKFGIFLFFSGWVLIMSIFVWFLVPETKNIPIEEMTERVWKKHWLWKRFMHDDDEYVHHDDLAKKNGFVGPL; from the exons ATGGCAGGCGGAGGATTAGCGGTAGCCGCCGCCGGAGGAGTAGAGTTTGAGGCCAAAATCACGCCTATTGTCATCATCTCATGCATTATGGCAGCAACCGGCGGCCTTATGTTTGGTTACGACGTCGGAGTTTCAG GTGGAGTGACGGCGATGCCAGATTTTTTGAAGAAGTTTTTTCCGGTGGTGTATAGGAAGACGGAGGAAGGCAAACTTGGTAGTAATTACTGCAAATATGACAATCAGGGCTTACAACTATTCACTTCTTCCTTGTATCTCGCTGGATTGACAGCAACTTTCTTCGCGTCTTACACCACGAGGAGACTTGGAAGAAGGCTGACTATGTTGATTGCCGGAGTTTTCTTCATCTTCGGAGTTATCTTCAATGCCGCTGCTCAAAACCTTGCCATGCTCATTGTTGGGAGGATTTTGCTTGGTTGTGGTGTTGGTTTTGCTAATCAG GCTGTTCCAGTATTTCTATCGGAAATAGCACCCACAAGAATACGTGGAGGTCTCAACATCTTGTTTCAACTTAATGTTACAATTGGGattcttttcgccaacctcgtcAACTATGGAACAGCAAA GATTGAAGGGGGTTGGGGGTGGAGACTCTCCCTAGGGTTAGCCGGAATCCCGGCGTTGATGTTGACAGTCGGCGCACTCTTGGTGGTTGACACACCAAACAGTTTGATCGAAAGAGGCAAATTAGAAGAAGGAAAAGCTGTTCTAAGAAAGATACGAGGAACTGATAATGTGGAACCGGAGTATTTAGAGCTCGTTGAAGCAAGTCGTATCGCTAAAGAAGTCAAACACCCATTCCGCAACCTCCTCCTCCGCAAGAACCGACCACCACTCATCATCTCCATCGCCCTACAATTCTTCCAACAATTCACCGGCATCAACGCCATTATGTTCTACGCACCGGTGCTATTCAGTACCCTCGGCTTCGGAAACGACGCTTCTCTTTACTCCACCGTGATCACCGGCGCCGTCAACGTCCTCTCCACGATCGTATCAATCTACTCCGTCGACAAACTCGGTCGTCGGATTCTTCTCCTGGAAGCCGGAGTCCAGATGTTCTTCGCACAAGTTGTAATCGCAATCATCCTCGGAATCAAAGTCACCGAAACCTCGGATAACCTCAGCACTGGTTTCGCTGTTCTGGTTGTGATCATGGTGTGTACGTTTATCTCGGCGTTCGCGTGGTCGTGGGGGCCGTTAGGGTGGTTGATTCCGAGTGAGACTTTCCCGCTCGAAACACGGTCAGCCGGGCAGAGTATTACTGTGTGTATAAACTTGGTGTTTACGTTCGTGATTGCTCAAGCTTTTCTGTCGATGCTTTGCCATTTTAAGTTTGGGATCTTCTTGTTCTTTTCGGGGTGGGTGTTGATTATGTCGATTTTTGTGTGGTTTTTGGTGCCGGAGACGAAGAATATTCCGATTGAAGAGATGACGGAGAGGGTGTGGAAGAAGCATTGGTTGTGGAAGAGGTTTATGCATGATGATGATGAGTATGTTCATCATGATGATTTGGCAAAGAAGAATGGGTTTGTTGGGCCTTTGTAG